CAAAAGAACTGCATTATCCGAATGCGAAACCCGACCTTTTTATCTGTACCGCCGGTGATGAGTATAAATTTATAAAAGAAAATTTCGGGCACAAAGACGGCGTTGTGAAAAAAATCGGTCTTTGCAGGTATGACAGTATTAAAAATAACGCAAAAAAGCAAATTCTCATTATGCCGACGTGGCGGTATTTTCTGAGAAATCTTTCGGACGCGGAATTTATAAAAAGCGATTATTACAAAAATTTTTATGAAATTTTGACAGACAAAAACTTAAACAGCGCGCTTTCAAAGCACGGGTACGAAATTATTTTGTATCTGCACTATGAGCTTCAGAAATTTTCGCATCTTTTTAAAACCGATTTGCAAAACGTTAAAATCGCGGATTTTGAAAATTACGGTGTGCGCGAGCTTTTGATGGAGTCGAGCCTGCTTGTGACCGATTATTCAAGCGTATTTTTTGATTTTGCGTATATGAGAAAACCGATTTTGTATTTTTGGTTTGACGAGGAAAAATTTTTCGCAACCCAGTATGACAAAGGCTATTTCGGCTGCCGAAAGGACGGTTTCGGACGTGTTGTAAAAACCAAAGGCGAGGTTGTGAATTTTTTGATAAACAAGCTTGAAAACGGTATGAAAAATGATGAAGTTTATTCGGAGCGCGCCGATAAGTTTTTCGGTGAAGAAATTTCGTGCCGATGCGAAAAAACATACAGGGAAATCCTTAACATAATATGATATTACGGTGAGTTTATGGGTATAAAATTAAGTATAGGAATTGCAGTATACAATATAAGAGAAGATTTTTTGCGTGCGTGTGTTGAGAGTGTATGCAAAATGTGCGGTGACGATGCCGAGATTATAATTATCGACGACTGCTCAACATACAACTGCTCTGAAATTGTTTCCGAATATGCGCAAAGCGACGGAAGAATACGTCTTTTGCGCTTTGGAAGAAACAGAGGAATAAGCGCGGTGCGGAACAAAATCATAAGCCTTGCAAGGGGAGAATGGATTTTGTTTGTCGACGGCGACGATATGCTTATCGGCAATGTTTCAAAAATTATGCAAAATTTTGATTTGCAAAATTCCGACGTTGTGACATTCGGCATTTCGAGGCAGGAAAATGAAATTGCAGATTGCGGCGCAAGTATATTTCATCTTTCGCAGAAAGACGTGCACGCGCTTTCCGTTTCCGCGCTTGTGCGGTACGACGCGTACAAAGGGTTTTTGCCCGATTTAAACCTTCACCCCTGCACTGTTTGCGCGTGTGCATACAGAAGAAGTTATTTGACCGATAACGGATTTTTGTTTGACGAAAACTTAAGAATTGCCGAGGACAGTGTGTTTAACACAAATGTGTTCCTCAAAAAGCCGAGATATGCGCATATCCCGAATACAGTGTATTTTTACCGTTTAAATCCGCAGTCGGTTATGAACAGATACAATCCTAAAGTAAAAAAATGGTCTGACGATTATCTGAACGTTACCGAAGAAATTTTGAACAAAAACTTTTGCAGTGAGAAAAATGTTCGCGGATATTTTTGGATTTACCGCGTCGGCGGTGCGCTTTACGACATTTTCGAACGCGATATTTTCCACCATGACAACAAAAAGAGTGCAAAAGTGCGCAAGGCCGAATTTTTAAGCGTTGTGTCGGACGAGATTTATTCCCCGGCAATGAATGGTGCAAACGCGGATATGTGCAAATATCCGAATTTAAGGCTTATATTAAAGCTCGCCGAGAAAAAACGTTTTTCGCTGATTGATTTTGCGTTTTCGCATAGATTTGTGTTTGTGCTTTACGGCGGTATATCGCGCAGATTGAGAGATTTAACCGAAAGAAAGGTATTTAAAAAATGAAACCCGAAGTAAGCATATGCGCTGCAATATATAACACGGAGGAAAAATTTTTGCGTGCGATGGCGGAAAGCGTCACCGCGGACAAGGACAGGCGGATTGAGATTATTCTCGGCGACGACTGCTCGGACAAACCGCACGTTGAAAAAATCTGCCGTGAATATGGGCAAAAAGATGACAGAATTAAATATATCCGCGCTGAAAAAAACGGCGGTGTGAGCGCAATGCGCAATATTATGATTGAAAAATCGTGCGGAAAATTTTTGACGTTTGTTGACGGCGACGATGTTGTGACGCCCGATTATGTGCAGAAAATTATAAACGCGTCGGGCAAAAATTTTGATATAGTTATGTTTTGCATACAAAGTTTTTACGGTGATGTTCCCGAAATTCACAATAAAAACGCGGAAATTGTAAAACTTCCGAGCGGTGCGGGAAAGGAATTTTCGGTTGCGTGCATAACCGGCGCGCCGTACCGTGCCGAAATGTACGGCATTAAAAACACCACGCCGTCGTCGGTGTGTCTTGAACTTTACCGACGTGATTTTCTTATTGAAAACAATTTAAAGTTTACCGTCGGAATAAAAAAATCGCAGGACACGGTGTTTAATTCGCAGGCGTTTTATCATTGCAAAATTTTGGGATATACGGCAGATGTTCTATATCTTTACCGTCAAAATCCAAAGTCGGTGTGCAGCCGGTACAGCGCAGACCTTGACAAAACGTTTGCAAAATGTTTTGAATGTGATAAAATAAATGCACAAACTCTTTATCCCGATGACAAAGATGTTATGCAAAAGCTTTACAAATACAAGGTGATATGGAATATTGTTGAAAATTTCAGGCTTAATATTTTTCACCGCGATAACCCCAAACCGCGGAAAATGCGAAAGCTTGATTTTATAAATTTTGTAAACGGCGAGCCGTACAAAACATTTTTTGAAAATTTTGACTTTAATTCGTATGACTGGCGTGAGCGGAAGCTTATATTAAGGCTTGCAAAAAATAAAAACTTTGCGGTTTTAAATTTTATGTATAAGCACCCCGTGCGGTTTAAAATTTACGGCGGAATAACAAACAGAATTGATAAATTATTTAAGAGGTGAGTAAGTAAATTGAGAAGCGCGGCAACTATGAAAAATTCAATATGGGGAATACTTTCGCAGATTGTTGTGTGCGTTTTAAGCCTTTTTTCGCGCCGTGTGATGATTGATACAATCGGCGTTGAGGGCGTGGGATTAAACGCGTTTCTCACAAGCGTTATAACAATGCTTTCGCTCGCGGAGCTTGGCATAGGCACGGCGATAGTGTATCATATGTATCTGCCTCTTGCAAACGGCGATACCGTGCAGATAAAACGGCTTATGAATTTTTATAAGACCGTCTACCGTGCCATTGCCGCGGCGATACTTGTTCTCGGACTTATTCTTTTGCCGTTTATGCCGAAAATGGCAGGTGATACAAGCTATTCAAAGAGCTATATTTCGCTTATTTTCGTATTGTTTTTACTGCAAACAACCTCGTCATATTTCTTTACATACAAGCGGTCGCTTTTGTCGGCAGACCAGAAACAGTATGTTATAACGCTTTTCGATTTGGGATACAAAATTTTTACCGTTGTGCTGGGAATTGCGGTGTTAAAGTTCACGCACGAGCTTGCATATTACCTTATTCTGCTTATAATAAGCACAGTGGGAGAAAATGTTTTTCTTTCAAAAAAAGTTGACAAAATGTATCCGTACATCTTGGAAAAAAGCGAAAAACTTCCGAAAAAGGAATGTATTGAAATTGCCCGTGACGTAAAAAACATATTTGTTGCAAAGCTTTCTGCGGTTGTTACAACCTCCACCGACAGTATACTTATAAACGTTATGGTCGGCACGGTGCAGACGGGACTTTATTCAAACTACAACATCATATTAAGCACGCTTTCGTCGGCGGTAAATCAGTTTGCGTCGTCAATGCGCGGAAGTATAGGCAACCTTGTGGCAAGTGAAACAAAAGAGCATATAGAACGTGTTTTAAGCCGTCTGCTTTTTATAATGTTCCTTATAGGCAGTTTCTGCGCGTGCTGTTTAACGGGGCTTATCGACCCGTTTATAGCGCTCGCGTTCGGCAAAAATCTTACGCTCGGCCGTCTTACCGTTTATGTCTGCATTTTTAATCTTTATATGACTGCGGTTGAAATCCCCGTTTGGAGTATGGTAACGGCGTCGGGACTTTTTAAAGCGGATAAGTATATATCGCTCCTTGGTACGGCGGTAAACCTTTTGGTGTCGTACTTTTTGGGAAAAAGCCTCGGTATGGCGGGAATACTCATCGGCACATCGTGCACGTTCGTTATAAAATTTACGCTTAAAATTATACTATTTTACAATAAATTTTTAAAATTGAGCTGTATAAAGATTTTTATAAAAAATCTTCTGTTTGCCTGCGTGACATTTTTTGAGTGTTTCGCGGTGACACTTTTAACAGGCAGAATCAGCCTTTCAAATCCGTATGCCGAATTTGCGGTATTTGCGGTTATATCGGCAGTTGTGCCGATTGCTTCAGGCATTGTTTTGTTTTTTAAAACGGAGGAATTTGAATACAGTGTTAATTTGTTTAAAAACACCTTGGCGCACATATTAAAAAGATAACGACACGTCGGCGATTACCCCGATTTAAAAATGACGGTGAGTATCGGCGGTGCGTTTGAAAAAGGCAAAATTTCTCAAATACTCCGCAAAGCCGATATGGCAATGTATGATGCAAACGAAAAAAGGAACAGTATTTCGATATATGAAGAAATTTAAAGAAATTGACAAATTCGATACAAGGTGTTTTAATAAAGGCGAGGTGAAATCGGCTTGAAAAAATTAAAATATGATATGAAATTTGTACTGCGCGGTATAATGGTGCCGATACTGATACTCGTTGCCGCGGCGGCGCTGGTTTTGTGGATATATTTCTTTAAAATAAGCGAAGCGTCCGAAAAAAGGGCATACCGCCTGCTTGCCGAGGCGGCAAAAACGCTGAACGTTGCAATGGTGGAGAGAAAACAGTCGAGTTTTCAGCAGCTCAACATTATAGCCCACGGAATAAACTGGGATACCGATATTTATAATGATGACAACGTTTTGCGCAAATTAAAAACATTTGCGGACGAAAGCCTTTTTGCGAATATCGCAATTACTGACAAGCGCGGAATTATGCTTTATCAGAACGGCAGTACAGCGGACTGCTCCGACCGCCCGTATTTTAAGGACGCTATGAACGGAAAAACCAGTACGCAGTTTTTAAAATCGGGACGTATGAGCGGTGACACGGTGTTTGTTTTTGCGGTGCCGGTGAGGCAAGGCGGTGAGATAATCGGCGCGATTATCGGAACGAGAAATTTAACCGACATTTTAAGTGTTCTTTCGTTTCAGGACGAAATAGCACAGTATAATTTTCTCTGCAACGGCGACGGAAGGGTTATTTCGGTTCCGTCCGGCGACGATTTGGGTGTGAGCGTCGGCGGAATGCTCGGCAAGTGTTTTAAGGTCGAAAACGGCGAGGTTCAGACTGATGATAACCAAGTCTGCAAGTATAATTATAACGGAAATACATATTACGGAATATACACGCACTCGGGACTTGACGATATTTTTATTTTCAGTATCGTAGGCGAGAGATATGCGTCAAGTCTTGCGGGTTTATACAGTAAATTGGGTGTTATGGTTACGGCAATTATATTTTTGTTTACTATGATTGCCGCGGCGGTGGTTATTATCCGATTAAAGCGCAGAATTACCATCGTAAAGGGAAATGAGCTTGAAAGACGCAAAAAGCTTGAAGAATATCATAATTTTCAGAGCAGACGTCTGCTCGACCGTACAAATGTTTTGGGCGCGTTTAACCTTAACCTTACCAAAAACACGGTTGACAAGGACGGTGAGCTGTTAAAACGTCTTACGGGCAGAGATGCGCAGTACAGCGTTGAAGACCTTTGCGATATTATTTTCGAGCGTATCCACCCGAGCGAACGCGAAAGATACTTGGGGCATCTGTCGCGCGAGGCGCTTATGCTGGCGGCACAAAGGGGAAAAAGTTCGGTTCAGAACGACTTTTTGTTCTACAATCCCGGCGGAAGATACATTTGGTTAAGAGTTGTTGCCGATTTGGTGAAAAATCCGATTACCGGCGATTACGAAGCGCTCGTATACGCGATAGGAATAAACAACACAATGCGTCTTGAGCAAATAGGTAAAAAGCTGATAAGAGAAAACTTTGAGGCTATGGGTCTTATTGATGTCGAGTCGGGACGCGTTTTCGGAATAAAAGCGCTCGGCGGCGGAGATATTATGAACAATCACGGATTGAAAAGCGGGTTAGTATACGACAGTGTGGCACAGACGGCACTTGCGAACTATTTGTCGGAATACGATTTTAAATTTGTGCGCGAAAACATAAGGTTTAAAACGGTTAAAGAAAAACTTGAAACCGCACAAAACTGGAGCGTTACGGTACATTCTTGCCGTATGGGCGGCGACAGGTATTACAAGATAAAATATTCGTATCTTGACGGCGAAAAAGAGAGTATTGTTGTTTCGTGCGAGGATATAACTGATATTCTTGCAAGCAAAATGGATATTGAAACGGGACTTTACAACTCTGCCGGATTTCACGAAAAGGTTACCGAATGGCTTAAAGAAAATCCAGGCAAAAAATACCGTATGTATCGATACAATCTTGACGGATTCAGCAATATCAACGGCACATACGGCTATGAGGCGGGCAACAAGGTTTTGCGCGACATTGCAAAACATATGCGTGCGCGAAGTACAGACAGCAGTTTTGCGGCGCACCTTAACGCCGACCATTTTGTGCGTTTCTGCTCCGAGGATTATCCGTCGGCGGAGGAGTGCTACAAAAAGTTTTTGAGCGATTTTGCCGATTACGAAATTCACTATCCGCTGACCATTCACATCGGTGTTTACGACCTTTGCGAAAAAGACTGCGGCTCATTCACGATGAGCTATAAGGCGCATCTTGCCTTGCAGTCGATAAAGGGCGATTTGGGGACACATATTGCGTATTACAAAAAAGGACTTATGCAGACGGCCAAAAATCAGCAGGAGCTTATCGCCGACGTTGAAAATGCTGTGAAAGACGGTCAGTTTGAAGTGTGGCTTCAGCCGCAGTTTAATTATTCCGGTGCGCTGGTTGGTGCGGAGGCACTCACGCGATGGCGTCATCCCGAAAAAGGGCTTATTATGCCTGCGGATTTTGTTCCGCTTCTTGAAAAAAGCAGACAGATTACGCTTGTTGACGAATTTGTGTGGGACAAGTGCTGCGAATACATAAAAATTCTCGATGGCGAGGGGATAAAGCTTCCGCTTTCGGTTAACGCTTCGCGCATTGACATACGCGATAAAAACGTTTGTCCGCATATTGAAGATATGGCTGAAAGACACGGAATTTCACACGGACTTCTGCGCCTTGAAATCACAGAAAGTGCATATCTTACTGAAACGGAGGAGTTAAAATCCGCCGTTACGGCATTCAAAAACGCAGGATTTGCAGTTGAAATGGACGATTTCGGTTCGGGATATTCGTCGCTTAACATTTTGCTCGATTTGGATATTGACATATTGAAAATTGACAAAAAGCTTGTTTCCAAAGCAGGTATCGGCGATGAAAAGAGCGACAGTATTCTGCGCGCGGTTGCAAATATGGCAAAATCACTTAAAATTTCGGTTATCGCCGAGGGTGTGGAAAACAAAACCCAGGCAGACTTTTTAAATTCCGTCGGCTGTACCGATATGCAGGGATATTACTATGCAAAGCCTATGCCGTTTGATAAGTTTAAAGAATTTATCAAAAATAAAAGGGTTGACGGTTTACAGTAAATAAGAAAACGGCAGTCTTTAAGATGATTTAAAGAACTGCCGTTTTGCTTTTTATAAAATTATGCAGATAAGACCGCCGCTTCCTTCGTTTACAATGCGCTGGAGCGTTTCTTTTATTTTGTCCTGCGCGTCTGTCGGCATAATTTTATAAAAAGCAAAACGGCAGTCTTTAAGATGATTTAAAGAACTGCCGTTTTGCTTTTTATAAAATTATGCAGATAAGACCGCCGCTTCCTTCGTTTACAATGCGCTGGAGCGTTTCTTTTATTTTGTCCTGCGCGTCTGTCGGCATACGGTAGAGTTTGTTGTGCAGACCTTCGTTTACAAGCGAATGGAGAGATTTTCCGAAAATGTTGGACTCCCATATTTTTGTGGGCGACTCGTCAAATTCGTTGAGCAGATATTTTACCAGCTCCTCCGACTGCTTTTCTGTGCCGACGAGAGGACTTACCTCTGTTTCCACGTCAACGCGGATAAGGTGGAGCGACGGCGCCGAGGCTTTTAAGCGTACGCCGAATTTGTTGCCCTGTTTAACGATTTCGGGTTCTTCGAGCGTAAGCTCCTCAATGCCAGGCGAAACAATTCCGTAGCCTTTTTCGTTGACCTCGTTTAGGGCATATGCTATTTTGTCATACTTTTTCTTGGTGTCCGAAAGGTCGCTTATAAGCTCGACAAGCGCTTCTCTGCCCGAAATTTCCATTCCTGTTTTTTCGCCGAGAATTTTGTAGAACAAATCGTCGCTCATAGTTACGCTTATTCTCACGCACCCCGTGCCGAGGCTCATATTTTCAATGTTTGCACCGCTTATGTTTTCGTATTCGTTAAGTCTTTCGGCAAGGTCTTTTACGTCGCTTATTTTTTGTGCGCCGTCCGCATAATTCTTAACGCAGTCTATAACGCCGTCTTTAAGCCAGTGACCGTCCTCGAGCGCGTCAAACCAGTCCGGCAGATTTATGGAAATTTCGGAGAGCGGAAATTCAAAAAGTATGCTTTCCATAATTTTGTTTATATCCTCTTTGGTGAGGTTAGCACAGTCGGTGCAAAGCACGGGAACCTTATATTTTTCCTCAAGCTCCTTTTGCGTACGCTTTGCGGTGTCGCTTTCGGGATTGACACTGTTTACAATCACAACAAACGGCTTGTTTATAGCTTTTAATTCTTTTGCCACTCTTTCTTCGGCGTCTATGTAGTCTGCGCGGTCAATGTCGGTAACCGTGCCGTCGGTAGTTACCAAAATTCCTATGGTGGAGTGTTCGTTGATAACCTTTTTTGTGCCGATTTCCGCCGCCTTTGCGAACGGCATTTCCTCGTCCGACCACGGAGTTTTGACCATTCTCGGCATATCCTCGTCGAAATGCCCGGTTGCGCCGTCAACGATATATCCAACGCAGTCAATCAGCCGAACGTTCATCGCCGCGTTGTCGGCAAGCGAAATTTTCACCGCCTCGTTGGGAACAAATTTCGGCTCGGTTGTCATTATCATTTTGCCCGCACCGCTTTGCGGAAGCTCGTCTTTTGCGCGTTCGCGCTTGTATGCGTCGCCTATGTTGGGAATGACGAGAAGCTCCATAAAACGTTTTATAAACGTGGATTTTCCCGTTCGCACAGGGCCTACGACGCCGATGTATATATCGCCGCCGCACCGCGTGCTTATATCAGAGTAGATATTGTCCATTTTCTTTTCCTCCTGCATATGTTTGATGGTAAATATATATGTGGATTAGCCTAAAGTTATTCATACATTTGTTTTGGTGTTGTAATTTATAAAAATTTGTGGTAGAATGTATATTATAATGAAAAATTATGCGTCAAATGAACATAAGGAATGATGAAAATGATTTTTAGGGGTGTTGACAACCCGAAGTGCTTTTACTGCCAGCACGCAACGCATATTGAAAATTCGGACAGTGTGATGTGCGACAGAAAAGGCGAGGTTAAAAAAGACTATCTTTGCAGAAAGTATAAATTTGATATTTTTAAATGTAATTTCAAGCGCAAAAAGACAGTTATATTAGAGAAATTCGACAGAAAGGATTTTGAGCTTTAGAAGATGATTTTACAGTTAAACAAGGTTTCAAAAAGCTTCGGCACCGACGAAATTTTAAACGACATTACCTTTTCGGTAAACGACGGCGGCCGCATAGGCATAATAGGCAAAAACGGGTGCGGAAAAACCACTTTGCTCAATATCATTTCTGGAAGTACGAGTTTTGAAGGCTCGTGTCAAACGGCAAAGGATACGCGCATAGGTTTTCTCCGCCAGACGGGTTGTGAGGTTATGACAACCACCATTATCGAAGAAATGACAAGCGTTTTTGCCGATGTTTTTGAAATTGAAAAGGATTTAAGACGTCTTGAAAACGAAATTGCAGACGAACAGGACGAAAAAAAACGCGAGGTTTTGCTCAATTCGTATGCAAAAAAGAGTGAAATGTTTGAAAAGAAAGACGGATTTTTGATAAAAACGAAAATCAACACCATTCTAACGGGTATGGGTTTTGATAAATTCGACCTCAATATGCCGGCGGAAAACTTGTCGGGCGGTGAAAAAACAAAGCTTTCGTTTGCAAAGCTTTTGCTTGAAGAAAGAGAACTTCTGCTTCTCGACGAGCCGACAAACCATCTCGATTTTAAAACAATGCAGTGGCTTGAAGGGTATCTTAAAAGCTACCGCGGTGCGCTCATTACCGTCAGCCACGACCGTTATTTTCTCGACAGAACGGTAAACGCGGTATACGAAATTGAAAACACGCATATGAAAAAATACACGGGAAACTATACCGCGTATCTTGAGCAGAAAAAGAAAAATCTTGAGGTTGAAGAAAAAGCGTACGCAAAACAGCAGAACGAAATTAAAAAGCTTGAAGAATACGTTGCCAAAAATCTTGTGCGCGCGTCAACCACCAAAATGGCGCAGAGCAGGCAGAAAAAGCTTGATAAAATGGAGCTGTTGGAGCGTCCGGGCGAAAACAACGACAGCGCGCGTTTTGACTTTGAAATTGAATATCCGTCTTACAAAGAGGTTTTAAACGTTGAGGATTTGAGCGTTTTTGTTGAGAACAAAGACGGGGTGCGCACGCTTATAAAAAATGCGGATTTTAAGGTTCTGCGCGGTGAAAAAACCGCACTTATCGGCGATAACGGTGCAGGGAAATCCACGCTTTTAAAAACAATTCTCGGAATTTACAAAAATTATACCGGTGAATTTGAAATCGGCAGAAACACCGAAATAGGGTATTACGACCAGGAACTTAACATTTTAAACGGCGACAAAACCGTGTTTGACGAAATTTATGACCGCCACCCGCGGTTTGAAGAAAGCAAAATCCGCACGCTATTGGGTTCGATGAATTTTTACGGCGAGGACGTTTTCAAGAAGATAAATTCTCTTTCGGGCGGTGAAAAGGCAAAGCTTGCGTTTTTGGTGCTGATGCTCGAAAAAAACAACACCCTGTTTTTGGACGAACCGACAAACCACCTTGACCTTGCGTCCAAAGAAAAGCTGGACGAGGCGCTTATGAAATTTGACGGAACACTGTTTTTCGTGTCGCACGACCGATATTTTTTGAACAAGGTTGCGACGAAAATCATAGAGCTCGGCAGTGAAAAAATTTCGGTTTACGAGGGAAATTACGACTATTATCTTGAAAAAAAGACCGAGGCGGACGAGGCGAGCGAAAAGAACATTCAAAAAGAGAAAAAGACGAACGATTATTTTGAAAACAAGAAAAAACAGTCGCTTATAAAGAGCCTCGAAAAGAAAATTTCTGCGTGCGAAGAAGAAATTTTGAGCCTTGACGGCGAGATTGAGGAAACGGACAGGCTTTTGAACGAAAGCGGGTCGGATTTGGACAAGTGCCGTGAACTTTTTGAAAAGCTAAATACCTTAAACGAGCGTCAGAATGAACTTTACAAAACGTTTGAGGAGCTTGAAAATCAGCTTGAAACGGCAAAGGAAGAATAAATTTTACGGAGGAGAAAATGTCGGAACGCGTAATTTTGCACTGTGACTTAAATTCGTTTTTCGCGTCGGTCGAATGCCTTGATTTACCGCATTTAAAGGACGTTCCGATGGCAGTTGCCGGGAGCAGTGAAGACAGGCACGGAATAATTCTCGCAAAAAACGAGGCCGCGAAAAAGTTCGGCGTTAAAACCGCGGAAACAATCTGGCAGGCAAAATTAAAATGTCCCGACCTTGTGACCGTTCCTCCGCACTATGGAAAATATAAGTATTATTCCGAAGAAATCAACAAAATTTATTATAATTACACCGATTTGGTCGAGCCGTTCAGCATTGACGAATCATGGCTCGACGTTACGGGAAGTCAGAAGCTTTTCGGCACGGGATATGAAATCGCGAAAAAAATCAGCGATGAAATAAAAGAAAAAACGCATCTTACCGTATCAATCGGCGTATCGTTTAATAAAATTTTCGCAAAGCTCGGCAGTGACTACAAAAAGCCCGACGCGATAACCGTTATTTCAAAAGAAAATTATAAGCGCATTTTGTTTCCGCTCCCTGCGTCGGATATGCTTTTTGTCGGGCGCGCGACGCTTTCACAGCTTGAAAAAGTGGGAATAAGAACGATAGGCGACATTGCAAATTCGCAAAAAAGCACGCTGGTAAAACTTTTGGGAAAATCGGGCGAAACGCTCTATATTTATGCAAACGGTTTGGATACGTCGCCCGTTGTGTGCGAGAGAGAAAAGGAAAAATCAATCGGAAACGGGCACACTTTTAAAAGAAATCTTCTCGGTGAAGAGGACGTTAAAAAGGCGCTCACAATCATTTGCGACACCGTTTCCACGCGTCTGCGCAAGAAAGGTTTTAAGTGCAGAACCGTTTGCGTGACGATAAAAAATCCCGATTTAAAGAAGTTTTCGCGCCGAAAGAAAACGGCATATTTCACAAACACCGAGCGTGATTTGTTTGAAACGTCGTTTGAAATTGTAAAGGAAAACTGGAATTTTGACGAGCCGATACGTATGATAACCGTCACGGCGGGCGATTTTGAGGGCGATACTCCGACCGAACAGGTGAGCTTTTTTGATAACGTGAAAACACAGGATAAAAAACTTG
The window above is part of the Qingrenia yutianensis genome. Proteins encoded here:
- the spoIVA gene encoding stage IV sporulation protein A, whose protein sequence is MDNIYSDISTRCGGDIYIGVVGPVRTGKSTFIKRFMELLVIPNIGDAYKRERAKDELPQSGAGKMIMTTEPKFVPNEAVKISLADNAAMNVRLIDCVGYIVDGATGHFDEDMPRMVKTPWSDEEMPFAKAAEIGTKKVINEHSTIGILVTTDGTVTDIDRADYIDAEERVAKELKAINKPFVVIVNSVNPESDTAKRTQKELEEKYKVPVLCTDCANLTKEDINKIMESILFEFPLSEISINLPDWFDALEDGHWLKDGVIDCVKNYADGAQKISDVKDLAERLNEYENISGANIENMSLGTGCVRISVTMSDDLFYKILGEKTGMEISGREALVELISDLSDTKKKYDKIAYALNEVNEKGYGIVSPGIEELTLEEPEIVKQGNKFGVRLKASAPSLHLIRVDVETEVSPLVGTEKQSEELVKYLLNEFDESPTKIWESNIFGKSLHSLVNEGLHNKLYRMPTDAQDKIKETLQRIVNEGSGGLICIIL
- a CDS encoding ATP-binding cassette domain-containing protein — protein: MILQLNKVSKSFGTDEILNDITFSVNDGGRIGIIGKNGCGKTTLLNIISGSTSFEGSCQTAKDTRIGFLRQTGCEVMTTTIIEEMTSVFADVFEIEKDLRRLENEIADEQDEKKREVLLNSYAKKSEMFEKKDGFLIKTKINTILTGMGFDKFDLNMPAENLSGGEKTKLSFAKLLLEERELLLLDEPTNHLDFKTMQWLEGYLKSYRGALITVSHDRYFLDRTVNAVYEIENTHMKKYTGNYTAYLEQKKKNLEVEEKAYAKQQNEIKKLEEYVAKNLVRASTTKMAQSRQKKLDKMELLERPGENNDSARFDFEIEYPSYKEVLNVEDLSVFVENKDGVRTLIKNADFKVLRGEKTALIGDNGAGKSTLLKTILGIYKNYTGEFEIGRNTEIGYYDQELNILNGDKTVFDEIYDRHPRFEESKIRTLLGSMNFYGEDVFKKINSLSGGEKAKLAFLVLMLEKNNTLFLDEPTNHLDLASKEKLDEALMKFDGTLFFVSHDRYFLNKVATKIIELGSEKISVYEGNYDYYLEKKTEADEASEKNIQKEKKTNDYFENKKKQSLIKSLEKKISACEEEILSLDGEIEETDRLLNESGSDLDKCRELFEKLNTLNERQNELYKTFEELENQLETAKEE
- the dinB gene encoding DNA polymerase IV, producing the protein MSERVILHCDLNSFFASVECLDLPHLKDVPMAVAGSSEDRHGIILAKNEAAKKFGVKTAETIWQAKLKCPDLVTVPPHYGKYKYYSEEINKIYYNYTDLVEPFSIDESWLDVTGSQKLFGTGYEIAKKISDEIKEKTHLTVSIGVSFNKIFAKLGSDYKKPDAITVISKENYKRILFPLPASDMLFVGRATLSQLEKVGIRTIGDIANSQKSTLVKLLGKSGETLYIYANGLDTSPVVCEREKEKSIGNGHTFKRNLLGEEDVKKALTIICDTVSTRLRKKGFKCRTVCVTIKNPDLKKFSRRKKTAYFTNTERDLFETSFEIVKENWNFDEPIRMITVTAGDFEGDTPTEQVSFFDNVKTQDKKLESFDSSIDEIRRRFGNGAVSFASQLEGDLLTKYEEKEDED